A single region of the Variovorax paradoxus genome encodes:
- a CDS encoding 3',5'-cyclic-nucleotide phosphodiesterase, with protein MQVRVLGCSGAIAKDCRTTSFLVDTDLLVDAGTGVGDLTLDEMAGIDDVVLTHCHLDHIAALPLMLDAVGARRTRPVRVHALRSTIEALRAHVFNNVIWPDFETIPSPQAPFVSFHDITVGQVLQLGSATPKRIEVLPAVHTVPACGFAVCRADGGANWVFTGDTERNAPFWDRVNALDVAMLVIETAFSNREQALAERSLHLSPHVLADELAHIDPGKQYPIYITHTKPAETEEIMSQIQLLAGHQVPGLAQRDIRWLKANGVLTF; from the coding sequence ATGCAGGTTCGCGTGCTGGGTTGCTCGGGCGCCATCGCCAAGGACTGCCGGACCACATCCTTCCTGGTCGACACCGACCTGCTCGTCGATGCCGGCACCGGCGTGGGCGACCTCACGCTCGACGAAATGGCCGGCATCGACGACGTAGTGCTTACTCACTGCCACCTCGACCACATCGCCGCGCTCCCCCTCATGCTCGACGCCGTCGGCGCCCGCCGCACCCGCCCCGTGCGCGTGCACGCCCTGCGCTCCACCATCGAGGCGCTGCGGGCCCATGTGTTCAACAACGTTATTTGGCCGGACTTCGAGACCATTCCGAGTCCGCAGGCGCCCTTCGTGAGCTTTCACGACATAACAGTCGGCCAAGTCCTGCAGCTTGGCAGCGCCACGCCCAAGCGCATCGAGGTTCTCCCCGCCGTGCACACCGTGCCCGCCTGCGGCTTTGCCGTATGCCGCGCCGATGGTGGCGCCAACTGGGTGTTTACCGGCGACACCGAACGCAACGCCCCCTTCTGGGACCGCGTCAATGCGCTGGACGTGGCCATGCTGGTCATCGAAACCGCCTTCAGCAACCGCGAGCAGGCGCTGGCGGAACGCAGCCTGCACCTGTCGCCGCATGTGCTGGCCGACGAGCTGGCGCATATCGATCCGGGCAAGCAGTACCCGATCTACATCACGCACACAAAGCCAGCAGAGACCGAAGAAATCATGAGCCAGATCCAGTTGCTGGCTGGGCACCAAGTGCCGGGGTTGGCTCAGCGGGATATCCGGTGGTTGAAGGCGAATGGGGTGCTGACCTTTTGA
- a CDS encoding PilW family protein, with the protein MVAVAVGLFVILIATTIYMEGLRNFGFRTSQSENLGNSRYALGALDNEFTKAGYRRDPTQAMEQAFPADEAAHPNGCQFAAGQAMYAVNASTLCIRYQARDNDEKDCAGSAAGIAGLKAYEAPPAPALGAGMFVEKYFLSGEALACQAGSQADPNKQEVAAGVRGVHFEFGVGKGSDSLAERRVEQFKTAIPTGDDVIRSLRYAVLLASTTERVTGGIDSSVCDRWTGAGGDVANCDTSKGQLYQLASGSLTLRNLMP; encoded by the coding sequence ATGGTGGCGGTGGCGGTAGGCCTCTTCGTCATTCTGATTGCCACCACAATATATATGGAAGGGTTGCGTAACTTCGGTTTTCGCACAAGTCAGAGCGAGAACCTCGGCAACAGCCGTTACGCGCTGGGAGCCCTGGACAACGAGTTCACGAAGGCCGGCTATCGGCGCGACCCGACGCAGGCCATGGAGCAGGCGTTTCCAGCGGACGAAGCTGCGCATCCCAACGGCTGCCAGTTCGCCGCGGGCCAGGCGATGTACGCGGTCAACGCCAGCACTTTGTGCATTCGCTACCAGGCGCGCGACAACGACGAGAAAGACTGTGCGGGATCGGCGGCGGGCATCGCCGGGCTGAAGGCGTATGAAGCACCGCCCGCGCCGGCCCTGGGCGCGGGTATGTTCGTCGAAAAGTACTTCCTCAGTGGGGAAGCGCTGGCTTGCCAGGCCGGCAGTCAGGCCGACCCCAACAAGCAGGAAGTGGCCGCCGGCGTTCGCGGCGTGCATTTCGAATTCGGCGTCGGCAAAGGCAGCGACTCGCTCGCCGAGCGTCGCGTCGAGCAATTCAAGACGGCCATTCCTACGGGCGACGACGTCATCCGTTCGTTGCGTTATGCCGTGCTGCTGGCGAGTACGACCGAGAGGGTCACGGGGGGCATCGACTCGTCGGTGTGCGACCGATGGACAGGCGCAGGGGGCGACGTCGCCAATTGCGACACCAGCAAGGGCCAGCTCTACCAGCTTGCGAGCGGCTCCCTCACGTTAAGAAACCTGATGCCATGA
- the pilV gene encoding type IV pilus modification protein PilV, whose protein sequence is MKVSRSSSSSPSRQAGLSLIEVLMAVLLVSIGLLGAAGMHVRAIGFTTDTERRQMASMVASELMETMRGDTLTALDANGAPKVDLGGYAKAAGAELAAVAANDCKPLAAEPAKRLGCWGARAKQLMPELPDALLTSNFIVGLDVGSGVISVTVAWPVKKGQCLDGTDNDFCSYTLRSRL, encoded by the coding sequence ATGAAAGTCTCCCGTTCATCTTCTTCTTCGCCGTCCCGGCAGGCGGGCTTGAGCCTTATCGAGGTTCTCATGGCCGTTCTGCTGGTGAGCATTGGCCTGCTCGGCGCCGCAGGCATGCATGTGCGCGCCATCGGATTCACCACCGACACCGAGCGGCGCCAGATGGCCTCCATGGTTGCCTCCGAACTGATGGAGACGATGCGCGGCGACACGCTCACCGCCCTGGATGCGAATGGCGCGCCAAAGGTGGATTTGGGCGGCTACGCGAAAGCGGCGGGAGCAGAACTGGCGGCCGTTGCTGCGAACGACTGCAAGCCGTTGGCCGCCGAGCCGGCCAAACGGCTGGGTTGCTGGGGCGCACGGGCCAAGCAGCTCATGCCTGAATTGCCGGATGCTCTTCTCACGAGCAACTTCATCGTCGGCCTCGATGTAGGCAGCGGCGTCATCTCGGTCACCGTCGCCTGGCCGGTCAAGAAGGGTCAATGTCTGGATGGAACCGACAATGATTTTTGCTCATACACGTTGCGATCGAGGCTCTGA
- a CDS encoding pilus assembly PilX family protein: protein MSAPHHSLSSSRRERQRGAALFVAMIMMLLVLVLAVVGMRSVTLEARIAGNMLESQKLQETADGALREGERTIQKYGISLAKCADGATTPLDGVKPCYVAEARTDVLGLNTSFTTHAAATGFAAPYASWYPRYISTVCPKGSSATSALEAANAGCTEFYELNAQATADDDVQICGPQAFCLRSTVNLFIK from the coding sequence ATGAGCGCGCCACACCACTCTTTGTCTTCTTCCCGGCGCGAGCGCCAGCGCGGAGCCGCGCTGTTCGTCGCGATGATCATGATGCTGCTGGTGTTGGTACTGGCGGTGGTTGGAATGCGCAGCGTCACGCTCGAGGCGCGCATCGCGGGCAACATGCTCGAAAGCCAGAAACTTCAAGAGACGGCGGACGGCGCGCTGCGCGAAGGTGAACGCACTATCCAGAAGTACGGCATATCGCTTGCCAAGTGCGCGGATGGTGCGACCACCCCCCTCGACGGGGTCAAGCCCTGCTACGTTGCCGAGGCCCGCACCGATGTCCTCGGATTGAACACGTCGTTTACCACCCATGCCGCTGCTACGGGGTTCGCGGCGCCTTACGCCTCCTGGTACCCGCGCTACATCTCCACCGTCTGTCCCAAGGGGTCGAGCGCCACATCGGCGCTCGAGGCCGCAAATGCCGGCTGCACTGAGTTCTATGAACTCAATGCCCAGGCCACCGCGGACGACGACGTGCAAATCTGCGGGCCGCAGGCGTTTTGCCTGCGCTCCACGGTCAATCTGTTCATCAAATAA
- a CDS encoding GspH/FimT family pseudopilin, which yields MKTSTLLPQAQKGFTLIEAMTVVAVVAILAALAAPSFTTMIANQRVSSAAQELQTLFEFARAESVYKRTESTVTATGQKWQVKVGNQVLREATLSDVVSVEPDSAGGVAFEASGQARPAAGSAPYTLSFSTTNATRVQCLSVSGPGLVRVQRVATGEACP from the coding sequence ATGAAAACATCAACTCTGTTACCGCAAGCGCAAAAGGGCTTCACCTTGATCGAGGCGATGACTGTGGTTGCCGTCGTGGCTATCTTGGCCGCGCTCGCGGCACCATCGTTCACGACGATGATTGCCAATCAAAGAGTGTCATCCGCAGCACAGGAATTGCAGACCCTGTTCGAGTTCGCCCGTGCCGAGAGCGTTTACAAGCGCACTGAAAGCACCGTTACCGCGACGGGCCAGAAGTGGCAGGTCAAAGTAGGGAATCAAGTGCTGCGCGAGGCCACGCTGTCCGATGTGGTCAGCGTCGAGCCCGACTCCGCTGGGGGTGTGGCCTTCGAAGCCTCGGGCCAGGCCCGACCTGCTGCCGGTAGCGCCCCGTACACGCTGTCCTTTTCCACGACCAATGCAACGCGCGTGCAGTGTCTCAGCGTGAGCGGGCCGGGCTTGGTGCGCGTGCAACGTGTGGCAACCGGCGAGGCCTGCCCATGA
- a CDS encoding pilin: MNRRSIARNVQKGFTLIELMIVVAIIGILAAVALPAYQDYIVKSKWAVNITEVEGVKSAVKACMDDSAGDGTLCDTLADLQKYGYAGTALTTPKYGSIVALTGTAGTAGTPPTPGKVNIAFTGTAEVKSLVYNADCAINAGGNIACVATAADTLGNYVKTTGR; the protein is encoded by the coding sequence ATGAACCGTCGTTCTATCGCACGCAACGTGCAAAAGGGTTTCACCCTTATCGAATTGATGATCGTTGTGGCGATCATTGGCATCTTGGCTGCGGTGGCTCTGCCGGCGTATCAGGATTACATCGTGAAGTCTAAGTGGGCCGTCAACATCACTGAAGTTGAAGGCGTCAAGTCCGCGGTTAAGGCATGTATGGACGATTCGGCTGGCGACGGTACTCTTTGCGATACGTTGGCAGATCTGCAAAAGTATGGCTACGCGGGTACTGCGTTGACGACTCCCAAGTATGGAAGCATCGTAGCTTTGACCGGCACGGCCGGAACTGCAGGTACACCTCCCACTCCTGGTAAGGTGAACATCGCTTTCACCGGGACCGCGGAAGTGAAATCGTTGGTTTATAACGCCGATTGCGCGATCAACGCTGGCGGCAATATTGCATGTGTTGCAACAGCTGCTGACACTCTTGGTAACTATGTGAAGACCACGGGCCGCTAA